From Sphingobium sp. RAC03, a single genomic window includes:
- a CDS encoding alkaline phosphatase yields the protein MVVARRLARSSVLALLIAASPALAQHATTTDAYRAQAMAELERLKADAPVVGKARNIILFIGDGMGVSTLTAARIHQGQRQGVDGESFVPTMDRLSSTALVKTYSHDGQVSDSAPTATAILTGVKTRNGVIGVGPEVPENDCAASKAHRLPSLFGFAQDQGMATGVISTARITHATPAATYAHTAQRDWEADGDLTADARAQGCIDIARQMVEGDVGARLDLILGGGRANFLPTTARDPEYATIMGKRTDRKDLTKAWQRRNPRGAYVWNSADFAKVDLTRTPRLLGLFEPDHMQYEADRAKDAGGEPSLADMTRSAITMLGSRDKGYVLLVEAGRIDHAHHAGNARRALEDTIALDEAVKVAMDMTDRADTLLLVTADHSHTFAISGYPGRGNPILGAVTNGGQALKAKDGKGYTTLGYANGPGATIDTPRADPLQTDTTALDYRQQALVPLGSETHGGDDVLARASGPMAHLIKGTIEQHSLYYIMRDALAGPTAE from the coding sequence ATGGTCGTTGCCCGTCGTCTTGCCCGTTCGTCCGTTCTTGCCTTGCTGATCGCGGCCAGCCCGGCGCTGGCGCAACATGCCACCACCACCGACGCCTATCGGGCGCAGGCGATGGCCGAACTGGAACGACTCAAGGCGGACGCGCCGGTCGTCGGCAAGGCGCGCAACATCATCCTGTTCATCGGTGATGGCATGGGCGTCAGCACGCTGACGGCAGCGCGCATCCATCAGGGCCAGCGGCAGGGCGTGGACGGCGAATCCTTCGTGCCGACCATGGATCGGCTGTCCAGCACGGCGCTGGTCAAAACCTATTCGCATGACGGGCAGGTGTCCGATTCCGCGCCGACTGCGACGGCTATCCTGACCGGGGTCAAGACCCGTAACGGCGTCATCGGCGTCGGCCCGGAAGTGCCGGAAAATGATTGCGCGGCCAGCAAGGCGCATCGCCTGCCCTCGCTGTTCGGCTTTGCGCAAGATCAGGGCATGGCGACCGGCGTGATCTCGACCGCACGCATCACCCATGCGACGCCGGCCGCCACCTATGCCCACACCGCCCAGCGCGACTGGGAAGCCGATGGCGACTTGACGGCCGACGCCCGCGCGCAGGGCTGCATCGACATTGCCCGGCAGATGGTCGAGGGCGACGTGGGTGCCCGGCTCGACCTGATACTAGGCGGGGGCCGCGCCAACTTCCTGCCGACCACCGCGCGCGATCCTGAATATGCCACCATCATGGGCAAGCGCACCGACCGCAAGGATCTGACCAAGGCCTGGCAGCGCCGCAATCCGCGCGGGGCCTATGTGTGGAACAGCGCGGACTTCGCCAAGGTCGACCTGACCCGCACGCCGCGCCTGCTCGGCCTGTTCGAGCCTGACCATATGCAATATGAGGCCGACCGCGCCAAGGATGCGGGCGGCGAACCGTCGCTGGCGGACATGACCCGCTCGGCGATCACCATGTTGGGCAGCCGCGACAAGGGCTATGTGCTGCTGGTGGAAGCGGGCCGTATCGACCATGCCCATCATGCCGGGAACGCCCGCCGCGCGCTGGAAGACACGATCGCCCTTGATGAGGCCGTGAAAGTCGCGATGGACATGACCGATCGCGCCGATACGCTGCTACTGGTCACGGCCGACCATAGCCATACCTTCGCGATCAGCGGCTATCCCGGCCGGGGCAACCCGATCCTGGGCGCGGTGACCAATGGCGGGCAGGCGCTCAAAGCTAAGGATGGCAAGGGCTATACAACGCTCGGCTATGCCAATGGCCCCGGCGCAACGATCGACACGCCACGCGCCGACCCGCTCCAGACTGATACCACCGCGCTCGACTATCGGCAGCAGGCGCTGGTGCCGCTGGGGTCGGAAACACATGGCGGCGACGATGTCCTGGCCCGTGCGTCAGGGCCGATGGCGCATCTGATCAAGGGCACGATCGAGCAGCACAGCCTCTATTATATCATGCGCGATGCGCTGGCTGGGCCGACCGCCGAATAA
- a CDS encoding ArsR/SmtB family transcription factor translates to MDQDKAVAALAALAQDTRLSVFRLLVKAGPDGMIAGALAEAMDVPPSTMSHHLAKLEQAGLATSWRTSRLIHYAADYAGMQGLLGFLMADCCQGDPNLCAGLLSSISCDAVSEGAPA, encoded by the coding sequence ATGGATCAGGACAAGGCCGTCGCGGCGCTGGCCGCGCTGGCACAGGACACCCGCCTTTCGGTCTTCCGCCTGTTGGTAAAGGCCGGTCCCGATGGCATGATCGCGGGTGCCTTGGCGGAGGCGATGGACGTGCCGCCATCGACCATGTCGCATCATCTGGCAAAGCTGGAACAGGCGGGCCTCGCCACCTCCTGGCGCACCAGCCGCCTCATCCATTATGCCGCCGACTATGCCGGAATGCAGGGTTTGCTCGGCTTTCTGATGGCCGATTGCTGCCAGGGCGACCCGAACCTGTGTGCTGGCCTTCTCTCTTCCATTTCGTGCGACGCTGTTTCCGAAGGAGCCCCAGCATGA
- a CDS encoding glycoside hydrolase family 27 protein produces the protein MDISRRTAIFATAAASLAGVAQRAAAETPMSPSRSGSQGAVLAPRPPMGWNSWNSFAGTITEDQALETAAIMRDALLPSGYNVFTIDIQWYEPEASSYTYNANPVPALDAHGRLVPAPNRFPSAKGGAGFAPIAAKVHAMGLQFGIHVMRGISRHAVKLNLPILGTNVHAQDIADTTSICAWNPDMYGVDMTKPGAQAYYDGLFKLYASWGVDFIKMDDMSRPYDSRAPEIEAAATATARCGRPMILSLSPGETPVLRGDHVRRHAQMWRISDDFWDEWAQLEAQFTRLENWTPFRGPGAWPDADMLPLGRIALGERVSRFTPDEQQTLMTLWSITRSPLIMGGDLRHLDAATLALLTNPEVLAVNQASQDNRPHFLEDGLRVWSAASEDGKARYLALFNLGTKTRDVSVPLANVGVNGSATVRDLWKRRDIGPVTGHVVTRLAPHASALFRLS, from the coding sequence ATGGATATATCCCGTCGAACCGCTATATTCGCTACGGCTGCGGCTTCTCTTGCAGGCGTTGCACAACGGGCCGCCGCGGAGACGCCGATGTCCCCCTCGCGCTCAGGCTCGCAAGGGGCGGTACTGGCCCCGCGCCCGCCCATGGGTTGGAATAGCTGGAACAGTTTTGCGGGCACCATCACCGAGGATCAGGCGCTTGAAACCGCTGCGATCATGCGGGACGCCTTGCTGCCATCGGGCTATAACGTCTTCACGATCGACATTCAGTGGTATGAGCCGGAAGCGAGCAGCTACACCTATAATGCCAACCCGGTCCCGGCGCTGGACGCCCATGGGCGGCTGGTGCCCGCGCCCAATCGCTTTCCATCGGCGAAGGGTGGTGCGGGCTTCGCGCCGATTGCCGCGAAGGTCCATGCGATGGGGCTGCAATTTGGCATTCATGTCATGCGTGGCATTTCGCGCCATGCGGTGAAGCTGAATCTGCCGATCCTGGGTACCAATGTCCATGCGCAGGATATTGCCGACACCACGTCCATCTGTGCGTGGAACCCGGACATGTATGGCGTCGACATGACGAAGCCCGGCGCGCAGGCCTATTATGACGGGCTGTTCAAACTCTATGCCTCATGGGGTGTGGATTTCATCAAAATGGACGATATGAGCCGTCCCTATGACAGCCGCGCGCCGGAAATAGAGGCAGCAGCGACGGCCACCGCCCGCTGCGGGCGGCCGATGATCCTGAGCCTGTCCCCCGGCGAGACACCGGTGCTGCGCGGCGACCATGTCCGCCGTCATGCGCAGATGTGGCGCATCTCCGACGATTTCTGGGACGAATGGGCGCAATTGGAAGCGCAGTTCACCCGGCTGGAGAATTGGACGCCGTTTCGTGGTCCCGGCGCCTGGCCCGATGCGGACATGCTGCCGCTCGGCCGCATTGCCCTGGGCGAGCGGGTGTCCCGTTTCACGCCCGACGAACAGCAGACATTGATGACTTTATGGTCGATCACCCGGTCGCCGTTGATCATGGGCGGCGATCTGCGCCACCTTGATGCGGCCACGCTGGCGCTGCTGACCAACCCTGAAGTGCTGGCGGTGAACCAGGCGAGCCAGGACAACCGCCCGCACTTCCTGGAAGACGGATTGCGGGTCTGGTCGGCGGCGTCCGAGGACGGGAAGGCGCGCTATCTCGCGCTGTTCAACCTTGGAACCAAGACGCGGGACGTTTCGGTGCCGCTGGCGAATGTCGGTGTCAACGGTTCTGCAACAGTGCGCGATCTGTGGAAGCGACGCGATATCGGCCCGGTCACGGGCCATGTAGTCACGCGCCTCGCGCCACATGCCAGCGCGTTGTTTCGCTTGAGTTAG
- a CDS encoding AI-2E family transporter, which yields MTLDHDDASTAQSQPAPASSATAYSPGRVANAALVVVGIVGLVWIMVELTRFLMLVFAAIVIGAVFDTIANWLCRITGMKRSMALALSVIGMITLFVGAFALFGSQLAQEFDTIRETVPRALQSVEGLLDRYGLGERARQLVEGGGKDVSQLVSQAGGYALAAGSGLADFVLVLVGAIFLAGDPATYRRGLLLLIPKSAEEKVALALDDASGGLRGWMVGQAVSSLVVAAFTWAGLALLGVPAAGGLGVIAGLLDIIPMIGPVISGVPAVLLAFTVSPMTALWTLLLFLVIQQLQGNFLQPMIQKHAVDVPPAVLLFAVFAAGLLFGFLGVLLAAPLTVVVFVAVQRLYVQSMLGKEIKVAGRD from the coding sequence ATGACCCTTGATCATGACGACGCCTCAACGGCGCAATCACAGCCGGCACCGGCGTCTTCCGCAACAGCCTACAGCCCCGGCCGGGTTGCCAATGCCGCATTGGTGGTCGTGGGCATCGTCGGCCTGGTGTGGATCATGGTCGAATTGACCCGCTTCCTGATGCTGGTTTTCGCGGCGATCGTGATTGGTGCGGTGTTCGACACGATCGCCAACTGGTTGTGCCGCATCACCGGCATGAAGCGGTCGATGGCGCTCGCTTTGTCGGTCATCGGCATGATCACCCTGTTCGTGGGCGCGTTCGCGCTGTTCGGGTCGCAACTGGCGCAGGAGTTCGATACGATCCGCGAAACCGTCCCCCGCGCGCTGCAAAGCGTGGAGGGGCTGCTCGACCGCTATGGCCTTGGCGAACGGGCGCGGCAACTGGTCGAGGGTGGCGGCAAGGATGTGTCGCAACTGGTGTCGCAGGCGGGCGGCTATGCGTTGGCAGCGGGCAGCGGCCTTGCCGATTTCGTGCTGGTCCTGGTCGGCGCGATCTTCCTGGCGGGCGATCCCGCCACCTATCGCCGGGGCCTGCTGTTGCTCATCCCGAAGAGCGCCGAGGAAAAGGTAGCTCTGGCGCTTGACGATGCATCTGGCGGGCTGCGCGGATGGATGGTGGGTCAGGCGGTGTCCTCGCTGGTCGTCGCGGCGTTTACCTGGGCAGGGCTTGCCTTGCTGGGCGTACCGGCTGCGGGCGGGCTGGGCGTCATCGCGGGCCTGCTCGACATCATTCCGATGATCGGGCCGGTGATTTCGGGCGTGCCCGCCGTGCTGCTGGCCTTCACCGTGTCGCCGATGACCGCGCTATGGACCCTGCTGCTCTTCCTGGTGATCCAGCAATTGCAGGGCAATTTCCTGCAGCCGATGATCCAGAAACATGCCGTCGACGTGCCCCCCGCGGTGCTGCTGTTCGCCGTGTTCGCCGCCGGCCTGCTGTTCGGCTTCCTCGGCGTCCTGCTCGCCGCGCCCCTGACGGTGGTCGTGTTCGTCGCGGTGCAGCGCCTCTATGTGCAATCGATGCTGGGCAAAGAGATCAAGGTCGCCGGGAGGGACTAA
- a CDS encoding autotransporter assembly complex protein TamA, giving the protein MIRRQAHHVRRMLGLILVTASPLPLTAQTTNDPVPALPYDATASEEAILPDDQFEARLPQIENTDSSAPLPSIDSWIDQQMPLQADAPTQLPPATEPAQEVELAQPLAPLDSVTVPANAASDDDPNAEQPDIRYATSIDGFGKTGLEDAFKDASTLIDGDGKAETAAMVQARAQEDEKLAVRLLYSEGYYDATALASLDQTGDGTLKAVISVTPGKRYTLGDIVITAGPTVPPGLIRDSLPLKTGDYIVATTIEGAEANVALKLPENGYAFAKVGERDILLDPATVTGDYTLPVDTGPRGTFRKITTSGDKQAFGADHMEVIRRYKPGQLYDSRKVDDLRKALVATGLFASVGVDPVRTGEAGPDGTEYVDLHVEQEAGPPRTLAGEAGYGTGQGFRAEGTWTHRNLFPAEGALIASVVAGTQEQGVAGTFRRSNAGKRDRTFQAGALLNHQKYDAYEAFTAGLNITWARQSTPIFQKRWTYSYGAEILLSNEQTTIDAATGENSRLTYFIGALPVQVGYDRSNDLLNPTRGFRANLRVSPEASLQGNVSPYVRSTFDLSGYFPVSDSLVIAARTRLGTINGVARDDVAPSRRIYAGGGGSVRGFGFQELGPKDVNADPIGGRSVNEFAIEGRYRFGNYGVVAFVDAGQVYESQIPEFSDMRYGVGLGGRFYTNFGPFRADIAMPINRQPGESKFAVYIGIGQAF; this is encoded by the coding sequence ATGATCAGACGGCAGGCACATCATGTCCGGCGCATGTTGGGCCTTATTCTCGTCACCGCGTCGCCCCTGCCTCTCACGGCGCAGACGACCAATGACCCTGTGCCTGCGCTCCCTTATGACGCGACAGCGAGCGAAGAAGCGATCCTGCCCGACGATCAGTTCGAAGCGCGTCTGCCGCAGATAGAAAATACCGACTCATCCGCGCCTCTTCCCTCCATCGACAGCTGGATCGACCAGCAGATGCCGCTACAGGCCGACGCGCCGACGCAGTTGCCGCCTGCGACCGAACCCGCACAGGAGGTCGAACTCGCCCAGCCCTTGGCTCCGCTTGACAGTGTGACCGTGCCCGCCAATGCCGCGTCGGACGATGATCCCAATGCCGAGCAGCCCGACATCCGCTATGCGACCAGCATCGACGGGTTCGGCAAGACCGGCCTGGAGGATGCGTTCAAGGATGCATCGACCCTGATCGACGGCGATGGCAAGGCGGAAACCGCCGCCATGGTGCAGGCGCGCGCGCAGGAGGATGAGAAGCTCGCCGTGCGGTTGCTCTATTCCGAAGGCTATTATGACGCGACCGCGCTCGCCAGCCTCGATCAAACCGGTGACGGCACGCTCAAGGCGGTCATTTCGGTGACGCCTGGCAAACGCTACACGCTCGGCGATATCGTCATCACCGCCGGGCCGACCGTACCGCCGGGGCTGATCCGTGACAGCCTGCCGCTCAAGACCGGCGATTATATCGTCGCCACCACGATCGAGGGTGCGGAGGCGAATGTCGCGCTAAAACTGCCGGAAAATGGCTATGCCTTTGCGAAGGTTGGCGAGCGCGACATCCTGCTCGATCCGGCGACCGTGACGGGCGATTATACGCTGCCGGTCGATACCGGCCCGCGCGGCACATTCCGCAAGATCACCACGAGCGGCGACAAGCAGGCCTTTGGTGCCGACCATATGGAAGTCATCCGCCGCTACAAACCCGGCCAACTTTATGACAGCCGCAAGGTCGATGACCTGCGCAAGGCACTGGTGGCGACGGGCCTGTTCGCCAGCGTTGGCGTCGATCCGGTGCGCACCGGCGAAGCCGGACCTGATGGCACCGAATATGTCGATCTGCATGTCGAGCAGGAGGCGGGACCGCCGCGCACGCTGGCGGGCGAAGCAGGCTATGGCACTGGTCAGGGCTTTCGTGCGGAAGGCACCTGGACCCACCGCAACCTCTTTCCGGCCGAAGGCGCGCTGATCGCCAGCGTGGTTGCGGGCACGCAGGAACAGGGCGTGGCGGGCACCTTCCGCCGCTCCAATGCGGGCAAGCGCGATCGCACGTTCCAGGCAGGGGCGCTGCTCAACCATCAGAAATATGACGCCTATGAGGCCTTTACCGCTGGCCTCAACATCACCTGGGCGCGCCAGTCGACGCCGATCTTCCAGAAGCGCTGGACCTATAGCTATGGCGCGGAAATCCTGCTGTCGAACGAACAGACGACGATCGACGCTGCCACGGGTGAGAATAGCCGGCTGACCTATTTCATCGGCGCGCTGCCCGTGCAGGTCGGCTATGATCGCTCGAACGACCTGCTCAACCCTACAAGGGGCTTCCGCGCCAATCTGCGCGTTTCTCCCGAAGCCTCGCTGCAGGGTAATGTTTCGCCCTATGTGCGCAGCACGTTCGATTTGAGCGGCTATTTCCCCGTGTCGGACAGCCTGGTTATTGCCGCTCGCACGCGCCTTGGCACCATCAACGGCGTGGCCCGCGATGATGTCGCGCCATCGCGACGCATCTATGCCGGTGGCGGTGGATCGGTGCGCGGCTTCGGGTTCCAGGAATTGGGACCGAAGGACGTGAACGCCGATCCGATCGGCGGCCGGTCCGTCAATGAATTTGCGATCGAGGGTCGCTATCGCTTCGGCAATTATGGCGTGGTCGCCTTTGTCGATGCGGGACAGGTGTATGAAAGCCAGATCCCCGAATTTTCCGACATGCGCTATGGCGTGGGTCTGGGCGGTCGCTTCTATACCAATTTCGGTCCGTTCCGCGCCGACATCGCCATGCCGATCAACCGGCAACCGGGCGAATCCAAATTCGCCGTCTATATCGGGATCGGGCAGGCTTTCTGA
- the recJ gene encoding single-stranded-DNA-specific exonuclease RecJ, whose protein sequence is MTFALNISRSLMGQPWRWRGEGADARDPGYLPDDLVTQLLMARGCPREALEAHRNPTIRAFMPDPSLFRDMDAAAERLADAVQRGEDVRIFGDYDVDGATSAALLIRLLRDLGLEAKPYIPDRLMEGYGPSGAALVRLAGEGATLIVTVDCGAQAFEALAMAKATGVDVVVVDHHKCSAALPEALALVNPNRLDEGEEAATHGHLAAVGVAFLLGAALVRLLRGRGWFATRGEPALMELLDIVALGTVADVAQLRGLNRAFVAQGLKVMAKRRNIGLAALIDASRLTRAPLCHDLGFALGPRINAGGRVGQADLGVRLLTTLDPAEAARIAGQLDHYNEERRAIESTVQEQAEALLDAQGNRAVAVIAGLGWHPGVIGIVAGRIKEKAGRPAIVIALDEDGVGKGSGRSISGVDLGAAVMAAKDSGLLVAGGGHAMAAGLTVAADKIDALADFLDERLASAVARARDDRALLIDAVLAPAGVNPEFVAAIEQGGPYGAGWPAPRIAAGPMRVVKADVVGNGHLRAIMAGADGRSIKTIAFRQAESDMGQAILGASYDRRLWVAGRAKIDDWGSRPAAELHLDDAAWAD, encoded by the coding sequence ATGACATTTGCGCTCAATATTTCGCGATCCCTGATGGGCCAGCCCTGGCGTTGGCGCGGAGAAGGGGCGGACGCGCGCGATCCCGGCTATCTGCCCGACGATCTGGTGACGCAATTGCTGATGGCGCGCGGCTGCCCGCGCGAGGCGCTGGAAGCCCATCGCAACCCGACGATCCGCGCCTTCATGCCCGATCCCAGCCTGTTCCGCGACATGGACGCGGCGGCCGAGCGGCTGGCCGATGCGGTGCAGCGTGGCGAAGATGTGCGCATCTTCGGCGACTATGATGTGGACGGCGCGACCAGCGCGGCGCTGCTGATCCGGCTGCTGCGCGATCTGGGGCTGGAGGCCAAACCCTATATCCCCGATCGCCTGATGGAGGGCTATGGCCCGTCGGGCGCGGCGCTGGTGCGCCTCGCGGGTGAGGGGGCGACCCTGATCGTCACCGTCGATTGCGGTGCGCAGGCGTTCGAGGCGCTGGCGATGGCGAAGGCCACCGGCGTCGATGTCGTGGTGGTCGATCATCATAAATGCAGCGCGGCGTTGCCCGAAGCCTTGGCGCTGGTGAACCCCAACCGGCTGGACGAGGGGGAGGAAGCGGCAACGCATGGCCATCTGGCCGCCGTCGGTGTCGCTTTCTTGCTGGGCGCAGCGCTGGTGCGGCTATTGCGCGGGCGCGGCTGGTTCGCGACGCGCGGCGAACCCGCGCTGATGGAATTACTCGATATAGTTGCGCTCGGCACGGTGGCGGACGTGGCGCAGTTGCGCGGTCTCAACCGCGCTTTCGTCGCGCAGGGGCTCAAGGTGATGGCCAAGCGACGCAATATCGGCCTCGCCGCGCTGATCGACGCCAGCCGCCTGACCCGCGCGCCGCTGTGCCATGATCTGGGCTTTGCGCTGGGGCCACGCATCAATGCGGGCGGGCGCGTGGGGCAGGCGGATCTTGGCGTGCGGTTGCTAACGACGCTGGACCCGGCCGAGGCGGCGCGGATCGCGGGGCAACTCGACCATTATAATGAGGAACGCCGCGCGATCGAATCGACGGTGCAGGAACAGGCCGAAGCGCTGCTCGACGCGCAGGGCAATCGCGCCGTCGCGGTGATTGCCGGGCTGGGCTGGCATCCGGGCGTAATCGGTATCGTCGCGGGACGGATCAAGGAAAAGGCCGGGCGACCAGCCATCGTCATTGCGCTGGACGAGGATGGCGTGGGCAAGGGGTCGGGCCGGTCGATCTCCGGCGTGGATCTGGGCGCGGCGGTGATGGCGGCCAAGGATAGCGGGCTGCTGGTCGCGGGCGGCGGCCATGCCATGGCGGCCGGGCTGACGGTGGCCGCGGACAAGATCGATGCCCTCGCCGATTTCCTAGACGAGCGCCTTGCAAGCGCGGTGGCGCGTGCGCGCGACGACCGGGCGCTGCTGATCGACGCGGTGCTGGCCCCGGCCGGCGTGAACCCGGAATTCGTCGCTGCGATCGAACAGGGCGGCCCCTATGGCGCGGGTTGGCCCGCCCCCCGCATCGCTGCTGGCCCCATGCGCGTGGTCAAGGCGGATGTGGTCGGCAACGGCCATCTGCGCGCGATCATGGCGGGTGCGGACGGCCGGTCGATCAAGACCATCGCCTTTCGTCAGGCCGAAAGCGACATGGGGCAGGCGATCTTGGGCGCGTCCTACGACCGGCGGCTGTGGGTCGCGGGACGCGCGAAGATCGACGATTGGGGCAGCCGTCCCGCCGCCGAACTGCATCTGGACGACGCCGCCTGGGCCGACTGA